In the genome of Hydra vulgaris chromosome 06, alternate assembly HydraT2T_AEP, the window CGGACGTTGAAAAGACACATTATTTtcactcaaaaaacttttttttatttgtttaccgTTAGGaccacatattttaaaagtaataatatgaTTGATAAAAGGCCATTTTAATATTGCATCATAAGGTGTAGATCGCATCATTATATACAAACCAATTTCTTCTTCTTCATGTTTATCACATTTCGTATGGATAgtcaatttcattaaaaattgataatttttataataaaaaggaaCACTATAATAAGCCTTGCTTTCATCTTTTAACtgttctttaaaattttcaaaaatccatATTTTGGTGCCTTGAACATGATGATGCATTTCTTCCAACATGGATAGacgaaaatctaaatttttattttgtcaacaCATAAtccattgaataaaaaattcgGATTGTTGGTGTAAATAAATGATTCCataatttttactaatctaaaaaataaaaaaaatatacagatCAATGTTTATacagttaaaattataaaaaatgatacagTTCATTTATGCAGTTAAATGATTAAATTGATATACTAAATTTTGATTACATTCAATATGgttattaataaatgttattaattctaaaaaagtgttttcaataaattgtaaatctgttaaataattttctacaCTATGATCGTCATCtcttatattcattgataatatCATGTTTTTCATAGATTgacatttttcataaatactttcaaaaacaatcaaaaataaatttgataaattagtTGCTTGATAAAAGTTCGTCTTCATTTCAATCATATTATCGGCTACTTCACCAAATGAAATAGCTTGACCGTTACTTACAAACaatgatatgttttttaaacgaGTATGTTGTTCGACATCTAATTTTCTAATGTCGTTCCAAGCGTCCAAAAGAAGGAATgacataatttttactaatctaaaaaaataaaaaaaattttacaaaaatattttacaaaaaaaattattttccagtGGATCCAAAACCACCCTTTCTTTCTACATCTTTAATCATTGACATTTTTACTTCACCACAACAACAGCCATTAAATTCTATTACATTTTTTActgctttaaacatttttacaaatcccATTTGAGCAATGGCATCTCCACGTTTAAACACAACATTTTCTTCAGAATGATTCATCAATAAGACTTTAATTTCCTCTTTATAATCGGCGTCTATTATGCCTGGAGCATTGAACACTACAACACCATGTTTAAAAGCAATACCTGATTTTGAATATATCTGTCCTACTAAATTTGAATCCATTTTATCTATATACACTCCAGTATTTACTAAAACACGTTGATGGGGTTGAAGTATAACATCCTTTGAGCTTCTCAAATCAAAACAAGCGCTTTCGTTTGTTTCATAAAAAGACCATTCATGAATATCTGTAATTTCAAGTGATTTAAACtctttattttccattttatctATCTCGCTGTCTTGTCCAAAAAGATGATAATCTCAAGTTTTTTTTcactctttttatataaaatagtagtCATAACAACATTATCTCTATcattaaaaacagaattaaaagtataaagtaCAAAGTTTAAAGTTCATCGTACCACATTGAACTTTAGATTCTTGAATAAGAgattaacatttttgtaaaaaaatcttgtttagtacttttttttcaactgaAACAGTATAAAAAGAGTTCATTTCCATTTCAAAGTTCATTCACAACACAACGAACATCAAAAAATGACAGAATTTGAAATTGTTTACTGCAATGATAACAGCTATGTTAAATTTGCATATTTAGCAGCTGTTACTTTGTGGCTCATTgaatttaaagaagaaaaaaatgtgaaaGATAAACAATATTCTACTGTTCCTCTTATACgcaatttaactttaataaaaaagaattgatttacaaacaaaaaaatgaggGCTGTGAAATCTTGTTACCATGGAGATATAGAGAAATGTGCGATCtcaacaaaacaaattatttgtttagATGCGAATTGAAATTGACTAAAGACGACAACACATTTAAAATGAACAAAGGTGAACTCACTAATAATGCGgtgtttaaatttaatcataacAAAATGACCAAAAAGGTATTGGAAAGTTTGATGATGGCTATGCAAGAAGCTCAAAACAAAGCCTATATGCAAGTAGCTTACCCTAAAACTCGCATATTAAAAACGATCGATTTTAGCAATTTTAGTATACGATTAGCCAAAGAAGAAGACGAAATTTATACTACAGAATATGCAAGACAGTTGGCTATAGAACCATCTTTTCATAATTCGTTAATTAAAAATGGCGTTTCAcgaaatttaaatcaaaatttgaaaagagCTTCGCTCGAGCTTGCtgaaattgaaacaaaaaaaaccaaagtcGAACCAGAAGTACCAGAAGTACCAGAAGAagaagaataattttttttaaataaaaatttttgtaattttttttgaattaaaaaacctgttttaatattaaaaaacttgtttttttttaatctctctATTTTCCTATATAAAgggtgaa includes:
- the LOC136082082 gene encoding deoxyuridine 5'-triphosphate nucleotidohydrolase-like — encoded protein: MENKEFKSLEITDIHEWSFYETNESACFDLRSSKDVILQPHQRVLVNTGVYIDKMDSNLVGQIYSKSGIAFKHGVVVFNAPGIIDADYKEEIKVLLMNHSEENVVFKRGDAIAQMGFVKMFKAVKNVIEFNGCCCGEVKMSMIKDVERKGGFGSTGK